The Camelus bactrianus isolate YW-2024 breed Bactrian camel chromosome 12, ASM4877302v1, whole genome shotgun sequence genome includes a window with the following:
- the CYB5R3 gene encoding NADH-cytochrome b5 reductase 3 isoform X1, protein MGAQLSTLGHVVLSPVWFLYSLLMKLFQRSTPAITLENPDVKYPLRLIDKEVISHDTRRFRFALPSPQHILGLPVGQHIYLSARIDGNLVIRPYTPVSSDDDKGFVDLVIKVYFKDTHPKFPAGGKMSQYLENMKIGDTIEFRGPNGLLVYQGKGKFAIRPDKKSNPVIKTAKCVGMIAGGTGITPMLQVIRAIMKDPDDHTVCHLLFANQTEKDILLRPELEELRNEHSARFKLWYTVDRAPEAWDYSQGFVNEEMIRDHLPPPEEEPLVLMCGPPPMIQYACLPNLERVGHPKERCFTF, encoded by the exons ATGGGGGCCCAGCTGAGCACG TTGGGCCACGTGGTCCTCTCCCCAGTCTGGTTCCTGTACAGCCTGCTCATGAAGCTGTTCCAGCGTTCCACCCCGGCCATCACTCTCGAGAACCCGGATGTCAAGTACCCACTGCGGCTTATTGACAAGGAG GTCATCAGCCATGACACCCGGCGGTTCCGCTTCGCCCTGCCATCACCCCAGCACATCCTGGGCCTCCCTGTCG GCCAGCACATCTACCTCTCGGCTCGAATCGACGGGAACCTGGTCATTCGGCCCTACACGCCCGTCTCCAGCGATGATGACAAGGGCTTTGTGGACCTGGTCATCAAG GTTTACTTCAAAGACACCCACCCCAAGTTTCCTGCTGGAGGGAAGATGTCCCAGTACCTGGAAAACATGAAGATTGGAGACACCATTGAGTTCCGGGGCCCAAATGGGCTGCTGGTCTACCAGGGAAAAG gaAAGTTTGCTATCCGTCCAGACAAGAAATCCAACCCCGTCATCAAGACAGCGAAGTGTGTGGGCATGATCGCAGGAGGAACAG GCATTACCCCGATGCTGCAGGTGATCCGCGCCATCATGAAGGACCCGGACGACCACACAGTGTGTCACCTACTCTTCGCCAACCAG ACCGAGAAGGACATCCTGCTGCGGCCTGAGCTGGAGGAACTGAGGAACGAACATTCTGCGCGCTTCAAGCTCTGGTACACGGTGGACAGAGCCCCTGAAG CCTGGGACTACAGCCAGGGCTTCGTGAATGAGGAGATGATCCGGGACCACCTCCCACCCCCGGAGGAGGAGCCGCTGGTGCTGATGTGCGGACCCCCGCCCATGATCCAGTATGCCTGCCTGCCCAACCTGGAACGCGTGGGCCACCCCAAGGAGCGCTGCTTCACCTTCTGA
- the CYB5R3 gene encoding NADH-cytochrome b5 reductase 3 isoform X2: MGAQLSTVISHDTRRFRFALPSPQHILGLPVGQHIYLSARIDGNLVIRPYTPVSSDDDKGFVDLVIKVYFKDTHPKFPAGGKMSQYLENMKIGDTIEFRGPNGLLVYQGKGKFAIRPDKKSNPVIKTAKCVGMIAGGTGITPMLQVIRAIMKDPDDHTVCHLLFANQTEKDILLRPELEELRNEHSARFKLWYTVDRAPEAWDYSQGFVNEEMIRDHLPPPEEEPLVLMCGPPPMIQYACLPNLERVGHPKERCFTF; encoded by the exons ATGGGGGCCCAGCTGAGCACG GTCATCAGCCATGACACCCGGCGGTTCCGCTTCGCCCTGCCATCACCCCAGCACATCCTGGGCCTCCCTGTCG GCCAGCACATCTACCTCTCGGCTCGAATCGACGGGAACCTGGTCATTCGGCCCTACACGCCCGTCTCCAGCGATGATGACAAGGGCTTTGTGGACCTGGTCATCAAG GTTTACTTCAAAGACACCCACCCCAAGTTTCCTGCTGGAGGGAAGATGTCCCAGTACCTGGAAAACATGAAGATTGGAGACACCATTGAGTTCCGGGGCCCAAATGGGCTGCTGGTCTACCAGGGAAAAG gaAAGTTTGCTATCCGTCCAGACAAGAAATCCAACCCCGTCATCAAGACAGCGAAGTGTGTGGGCATGATCGCAGGAGGAACAG GCATTACCCCGATGCTGCAGGTGATCCGCGCCATCATGAAGGACCCGGACGACCACACAGTGTGTCACCTACTCTTCGCCAACCAG ACCGAGAAGGACATCCTGCTGCGGCCTGAGCTGGAGGAACTGAGGAACGAACATTCTGCGCGCTTCAAGCTCTGGTACACGGTGGACAGAGCCCCTGAAG CCTGGGACTACAGCCAGGGCTTCGTGAATGAGGAGATGATCCGGGACCACCTCCCACCCCCGGAGGAGGAGCCGCTGGTGCTGATGTGCGGACCCCCGCCCATGATCCAGTATGCCTGCCTGCCCAACCTGGAACGCGTGGGCCACCCCAAGGAGCGCTGCTTCACCTTCTGA